Part of the Spiroplasma endosymbiont of Poecilobothrus nobilitatus genome is shown below.
CCAATTATTTCACGATTAAACAAGTCAATTAATAAACAAATATAATGTCATTTAGCGCCAACTTGAACATATGTTAAATCACTAACAATAACTTCATTAGGTTTTTTGTTGTTAAATTGACGATTTAAAATATTATTAATTTGGTCATTATTGACTGTTGTTTTATGATTATGATATTTTAATTTGGTGTATTTAGAAACAAAATTATTTTTGATCATAAAGAATCTGATTTTTAGCCGCGATAAGATGATATCTTTTCTGTTTAAAATAACTTTAATTTTGCGAGCCCCATAAATTTTGTGACTTTTATTAAAGGCACTGATAATTTCTTGTTCATAATTATTAACTTGCTTGTTAATACATTTATTAGTTTGATAATAATACGTTGATTTTGATAAACCCAAAATCTTACATATTTTTCTTACTGAATATTTTGTTTTGTTGTTGTTAATTATTGTTATTTTTTGGCCATTATCAGTGTGGCTTGCTTTAAAATGTCATTTTCCATTTTCAAGTCTTTAAGTTCTTTTCGTAAAGTTATTATTTCATTTTCTTCTAGTGTGCGATTGTCTTTTGCTTTAAATGAACCAGAATTATTATAATTTTTAACTCAACTATAAATAATTGGTTTTGGTAAATTATATTCTTGCCCTAGATTAATAACACTTTTACCATTTTTATATAGCATGACAATTTGTTTTTTAAATTCTTCAGAGTATGAAGTTTTATTTCCCATTTTTATATTCCTTCTTTCTTAATAATTTTATCTAATTTTGAAGTCTATATAATTATGGTCCTAATAATTATAGCCTATCCAATACGTTGATTTTGATAAACCCAAAATCTTACATATTTTTCTTACTGAATATTTTGTTTTGTTGTTGTTAATTATTGTTATTTTTTGGCCATTATCAGTGCGGCTTGCTTTAAAATGTCATTTTCCATTTTCAAGTCTTTAAGTTCTTTTCGTAAAGTTATTATTTCATTTTCTTCTAGTGTGCGATTATCTTTTGCTTTAAATGAACCAGAATTATTATAATTTTTAACTCAACTATAAATAATTGGTTTTGGTAAATTATATTCTTGCC
Proteins encoded:
- a CDS encoding IS3 family transposase (programmed frameshift), which encodes MGNKTSYSEEFKKQIVMLYKNGKSVINLGQEYNLPKPIIYSWVKNYNNSGSFKAKDNRTLEENEIITLRKELKDLKMENDIFKASHTDNGQKITIINNNKTKYSVRKICKILGLSKSTYYYQTNKCINKQVNNYEQEIISAFNKSHKIYGARKIKVILNRKDIILSRLKIRFFMIKNNFVSKYTKLKYHNHKTTVNNDQINNILNRQFNNKKPNEVIVSDLTYVQVGAKWHYICLLIDLFNREIIGYSAGPNKTTELVQRAFHKITRPLNQITLFHTDLGNEFKNKIIDEILITFNIKRSLSNKGCPYDNAVDETTYKTFKTEFIKGKKFKNLTQLKYELFDFVHWYNNIRIHGSLNYLSPVTFRKQMSI